The following coding sequences lie in one Pseudarthrobacter phenanthrenivorans Sphe3 genomic window:
- a CDS encoding alkaline phosphatase family protein, translating into MPEERRTVTAPATSPSPDLPPAPAYGRRSVADVLGSAAASLGLEGFANTLGLPAASRVCVVVADGLGRNLLKQKSAHTPFLRSVIQAGQGDVPVWLDSAFPSTTAAALASFGTGLPPGQHGMVGYDVLDPDQDKVVNLLGNWDAGVDPLAWQPFPTVLERAAEQAAVTTVSLPQFGDSPMTRAALRGGAFVPATTPHARTAAAAEVLARPGPALMYFYLNELDKAGHRFGCQSEQWEHQLEELDATMKRLNASLPAGTTILLTADHGMLDVPEQQRIDFPADPSLVEGVRHTAGEPRMLHLYLEQDDAGPASRDRLLAAWRARFGARIWAFTREEAIAAGLFGPVRTAVEGRIGDVMIAARDELALYDTRRVRPAAMEVVGQHGSLTKAEREVPLLCFPAGGRSARRG; encoded by the coding sequence ATGCCGGAAGAACGCCGCACGGTCACCGCTCCCGCAACTTCCCCGTCTCCGGACCTGCCGCCCGCGCCGGCGTACGGCCGCCGTTCAGTGGCGGACGTGCTGGGCAGCGCCGCAGCGAGCCTCGGGCTGGAGGGTTTCGCCAACACCCTTGGCCTTCCTGCTGCATCCCGGGTCTGCGTGGTGGTGGCCGACGGACTGGGCCGGAACCTGCTCAAGCAAAAGTCCGCCCACACACCCTTTTTGCGGTCGGTCATCCAGGCCGGGCAGGGCGACGTCCCGGTCTGGCTGGACTCCGCTTTCCCTTCCACCACCGCCGCGGCGCTGGCAAGTTTCGGCACGGGGCTTCCCCCCGGGCAGCACGGCATGGTGGGCTATGACGTCCTGGACCCTGACCAGGACAAAGTAGTCAACCTGCTCGGCAACTGGGACGCCGGTGTGGACCCGCTTGCCTGGCAGCCGTTTCCCACTGTCCTGGAGCGTGCCGCGGAGCAGGCGGCCGTCACCACCGTCAGCCTTCCCCAGTTCGGCGATTCACCCATGACCCGGGCCGCCCTGCGCGGCGGCGCCTTCGTGCCCGCCACCACGCCGCACGCCCGGACTGCTGCCGCTGCCGAGGTCCTGGCCAGGCCGGGCCCCGCGCTCATGTACTTCTACCTCAACGAACTGGATAAGGCCGGACACCGCTTCGGCTGCCAGTCGGAGCAGTGGGAGCACCAGCTTGAGGAACTGGATGCCACCATGAAGCGCCTCAATGCCTCCCTGCCGGCGGGCACCACCATCCTGTTGACCGCGGACCACGGCATGCTTGACGTTCCGGAACAGCAGCGGATCGACTTCCCGGCGGACCCCTCGCTGGTGGAGGGCGTCCGGCATACAGCAGGCGAACCCAGGATGCTGCACCTCTACCTCGAACAGGACGACGCCGGACCAGCGTCGCGCGATCGGCTGCTCGCTGCCTGGCGGGCACGGTTCGGTGCGCGCATCTGGGCCTTCACGCGGGAAGAAGCCATTGCGGCTGGTCTGTTCGGACCCGTCCGGACCGCCGTTGAAGGCCGGATCGGTGACGTGATGATCGCCGCCCGGGATGAGCTCGCGCTCTATGACACGCGGCGGGTCCGCCCTGCCGCAATGGAGGTAGTGGGCCAGCACGGCTCACTGACCAAGGCTGAGCGGGAGGTCCCGCTCTTGTGCTTCCCGGCAGGCGGCAGGAGTGCCCGCCGTGGCTGA
- a CDS encoding thymidine kinase gives MAELVFFSGTMDCGKSTLALQMDYNHRARGRGGVRFSRNDRAGESRISSRLGLETDAVEVADGTDFWEEVMRRRTQGQRVDYLICDEAQFYTPEQVEQLAKVVDEIDVDVFAFGITADFRTRLFPGSQRLIELADRVQVLQVEALCWCGRRATHNARTVDGVMVTEGAQVVVGDVDMAVDAAAAAAPDHLPVVGYETLCRRHFMRRVTAHGANLMAEQEQLLPFEVDACLWRGTGRTGPGA, from the coding sequence GTGGCTGAATTGGTCTTTTTCTCCGGCACCATGGACTGCGGCAAATCCACGCTCGCCCTGCAGATGGACTACAACCACCGTGCCCGCGGCCGCGGCGGGGTGCGCTTCAGCCGGAACGACCGCGCCGGCGAGTCCCGCATCTCGAGCCGCCTCGGCCTGGAAACGGACGCCGTTGAGGTCGCGGACGGCACCGATTTCTGGGAAGAAGTCATGCGCCGGCGCACCCAGGGCCAGCGCGTGGACTACCTGATTTGCGACGAGGCGCAGTTCTACACTCCCGAGCAGGTGGAGCAGCTGGCCAAGGTCGTGGACGAGATTGACGTGGACGTCTTTGCCTTCGGCATCACCGCCGACTTCCGCACCCGCCTCTTTCCCGGCTCGCAGCGGCTGATTGAACTGGCGGACCGGGTGCAGGTCCTGCAGGTGGAGGCACTGTGCTGGTGCGGCCGCCGCGCCACGCACAACGCCCGCACGGTGGACGGCGTCATGGTCACCGAGGGTGCCCAGGTGGTGGTGGGCGATGTGGATATGGCCGTGGACGCAGCAGCCGCCGCAGCGCCGGATCACCTGCCGGTTGTGGGCTACGAAACCCTCTGCCGGCGGCACTTCATGCGCAGGGTCACGGCGCACGGCGCGAATCTCATGGCAGAGCAGGAACAACTGCTGCCGTTCGAAGTGGATGCCTGCCTCTGGCGCGGCACCGGCAGGACAGGCCCGGGAGCCTGA
- the sepH gene encoding septation protein SepH, which translates to MQDLRLVGVHDDGTHLLLSGAGGEMFQLPIDEALRTASRSSAKPRADRPAVPMSPRDIQARIRAGATAADVAELSGLPLAKVERYEGPVLAEREYVAQQARKVEVASPSPGHDAYRSAFGDNPATLDDMVAHRLAAHGIDPATVEWDSWRRQDGTWTVSATFEPKNGGTPGIGEEPPALWTFSPARKSLHNANRWAQQLSELEPLDGPVPARRLSAVSDRPFDFETDADAAPGNQAGHAGQQPGKDKESDGLLDMLRSRRGQRLGVDEDSDDALALLLTHGVPAAHPRPSEVVPEAEAEETEPGPEPDQGNAPAAQGDSFIRRRDARPSMLSRLSLIPAHRDPADENLRLHDGVSTDTREITIVASPQRPSGQAETDAAEGQKTGATGGAGLDELLGGNPRRPAPRNDDASPTTGQLPETGAPERQPSRPKRSSVPSWDEIVFGTRGD; encoded by the coding sequence ATGCAGGATCTACGGCTTGTAGGCGTACACGACGACGGGACTCACCTCCTGTTGAGCGGGGCCGGCGGCGAGATGTTCCAGCTGCCGATCGACGAAGCATTGAGGACGGCGAGCCGGTCGTCCGCCAAGCCGCGGGCTGACCGCCCCGCCGTGCCGATGTCCCCACGGGACATCCAGGCGAGGATCCGGGCAGGCGCAACCGCGGCGGATGTCGCGGAGCTCTCAGGCCTGCCCCTGGCCAAGGTGGAGCGCTATGAGGGGCCCGTCCTCGCCGAACGCGAATACGTGGCCCAGCAGGCCCGCAAGGTGGAGGTGGCATCCCCCTCCCCCGGGCACGACGCCTACCGGTCAGCGTTCGGCGACAATCCGGCAACCCTGGATGACATGGTGGCGCACCGGCTCGCGGCCCATGGCATCGATCCCGCCACAGTGGAGTGGGATTCGTGGCGGCGCCAGGACGGCACCTGGACCGTGTCTGCCACTTTCGAACCGAAGAACGGCGGGACCCCGGGCATCGGCGAAGAGCCGCCTGCCCTGTGGACCTTCAGTCCGGCCCGGAAATCCTTGCACAACGCCAACCGCTGGGCCCAGCAGCTCAGCGAGCTGGAGCCGTTGGACGGGCCGGTGCCGGCGCGCAGGCTTTCCGCCGTCTCGGACAGGCCCTTCGATTTTGAAACGGACGCGGACGCCGCACCCGGAAACCAGGCCGGCCACGCCGGGCAGCAACCCGGGAAGGACAAGGAATCGGACGGCCTCCTTGACATGCTGCGTTCCCGCCGGGGCCAGCGGCTGGGCGTGGACGAGGATTCCGACGACGCTTTGGCCCTGTTGCTGACGCATGGCGTGCCTGCCGCCCATCCGCGCCCTTCGGAAGTGGTGCCGGAAGCAGAGGCGGAAGAGACGGAACCGGGACCGGAACCAGACCAGGGGAACGCTCCTGCCGCCCAAGGCGATTCCTTCATCCGGCGGCGGGACGCCCGGCCGTCCATGCTCTCCCGGCTCAGCCTGATCCCCGCCCACCGCGACCCTGCCGATGAGAACCTGCGGCTGCATGACGGCGTGAGCACCGACACCCGGGAGATCACCATTGTGGCCTCTCCCCAGCGCCCCTCCGGCCAGGCTGAAACTGATGCGGCGGAAGGGCAGAAAACCGGCGCCACTGGTGGAGCCGGACTGGATGAGCTGCTGGGCGGAAACCCGCGGCGGCCCGCACCCAGGAACGATGACGCTTCCCCCACCACCGGCCAGCTTCCGGAGACGGGCGCCCCCGAGCGGCAGCCATCCAGGCCCAAGCGCTCCAGTGTCCCGTCCTGGGACGAGATAGTTTTCGGCACCCGGGGCGACTAA
- a CDS encoding DUF4193 domain-containing protein: MATDYDAPRKNEEDLDSDSLEELKTRRSDKPVAVVDEDESELAASFELPGADLSGEELQVQVVPAQADEFTCSSCFLVRHRSQIAREKDGRFYCKDCEG, from the coding sequence ATGGCCACCGATTACGATGCTCCCCGCAAGAACGAAGAGGACCTGGACTCCGATTCGCTGGAAGAATTGAAAACGCGCCGGTCGGACAAGCCGGTAGCGGTGGTGGACGAGGACGAAAGCGAGCTGGCGGCAAGTTTTGAACTACCCGGGGCGGATCTCTCGGGCGAGGAACTGCAGGTCCAGGTTGTCCCGGCACAGGCGGATGAGTTCACCTGCTCCTCCTGTTTCCTGGTGCGGCACCGCTCCCAGATCGCCAGGGAAAAGGACGGCCGTTTCTACTGCAAGGACTGCGAGGGCTGA
- a CDS encoding DUF3093 domain-containing protein — MPESSSAAPVPSTPPTGSAVTYREKLWPNAWIWIIAAGVSGAGILVFAPISAAAGYTAAVVLFAIIAALLVLSTPSIVVTEETLTVGRATIERRFVGAVQSFRKEEATAERGTRLNGLAYLCIRGWIDPVVRIDITDPSDPTPYWLTSTRRPDELTAALSRK, encoded by the coding sequence ATGCCCGAATCCAGTTCCGCAGCGCCCGTTCCCAGCACACCTCCCACCGGGTCCGCCGTGACGTACCGCGAGAAGCTGTGGCCCAATGCCTGGATCTGGATCATTGCCGCAGGGGTGTCCGGTGCTGGAATCCTGGTGTTTGCCCCTATCAGCGCAGCTGCCGGATACACGGCCGCAGTGGTGCTGTTCGCGATCATCGCGGCACTGCTGGTCCTTTCCACCCCCAGCATCGTGGTAACCGAAGAAACACTTACCGTGGGCCGTGCCACCATCGAGCGGCGCTTCGTGGGGGCCGTGCAGTCCTTCCGCAAAGAAGAAGCGACGGCGGAGCGGGGCACCCGGTTGAACGGCCTGGCATACCTCTGCATCCGGGGCTGGATTGATCCCGTTGTCAGGATCGACATCACGGACCCCTCCGATCCGACGCCGTACTGGCTGACGTCCACCCGGCGGCCGGATGAGTTGACGGCGGCGCTCTCGCGCAAGTAG
- the dut gene encoding dUTP diphosphatase — protein sequence MTDHSAAVDTIPPAVAAGEPLAATAPTLQVQLKMLDPGLEAPSYAHPGDAGADLRAREDVVLQPGERKLVPTGVAIALPEGFVALIHPRSGLATKHGLTIVNAPGTVDAGYRGEIAVTLLNTDATQTIELRRGDRIAQMVIQRVEHAQFIPVSELSGSVRGTGGFGSTGGFSRPPAQ from the coding sequence GTGACTGATCATTCCGCAGCCGTCGACACCATCCCTCCAGCAGTGGCCGCCGGTGAGCCTCTTGCGGCAACCGCCCCAACCCTGCAGGTCCAGCTGAAGATGCTGGATCCCGGCCTGGAGGCACCGTCCTACGCACACCCGGGCGACGCCGGCGCTGACCTTCGCGCCAGGGAAGATGTTGTCCTGCAGCCCGGGGAGCGCAAGCTTGTTCCCACCGGAGTGGCAATTGCCCTGCCGGAGGGTTTCGTGGCCCTCATCCATCCGCGGTCCGGACTGGCCACCAAGCACGGGCTCACCATCGTGAACGCCCCGGGAACAGTTGATGCCGGGTACCGCGGAGAAATAGCGGTGACCCTCCTGAATACCGACGCCACCCAGACCATCGAGCTCCGCCGCGGCGATAGAATTGCCCAGATGGTCATCCAGCGCGTGGAGCACGCGCAGTTCATTCCAGTCAGCGAATTGAGCGGATCCGTGCGCGGCACTGGCGGATTCGGGTCCACCGGCGGCTTCAGCCGGCCGCCAGCCCAGTAA
- a CDS encoding DUF3710 domain-containing protein — MVFGLGRKAKKEHDAGPDDSLAAGESAGEAAPVTGPRANGPFDESEVSSRDGYVDLGALLVTPSEGLQLRLEVEEATQRVVAVTLDLNGSSLQLQAFAAPKSEGLWDEIREQIGQSVGAQGGQVEELDGGFGTELVAKLPAGLPDGSQGYRVARFIGIDGPRWFLRGVLGGPAALERAAAEPLEALFRQVVVVRGSSPMPPRDLLQLRLPKDASTTPPPGAPSLQEPERGPETTQIG, encoded by the coding sequence ATGGTCTTTGGGCTCGGCAGGAAAGCCAAGAAGGAACACGACGCCGGACCGGACGACTCCCTGGCTGCTGGAGAGTCCGCCGGGGAGGCGGCACCCGTCACCGGCCCCCGCGCAAACGGCCCGTTCGACGAGTCCGAAGTCAGCAGCCGCGACGGCTACGTTGACCTCGGCGCCCTGCTGGTGACTCCCAGTGAAGGGCTCCAGCTCCGCCTCGAGGTGGAAGAAGCCACCCAGAGGGTTGTGGCGGTCACGCTGGACCTCAACGGCTCGAGCCTGCAGCTCCAGGCCTTCGCAGCCCCCAAGTCAGAGGGACTGTGGGACGAAATCCGTGAGCAGATCGGCCAGTCCGTGGGCGCACAGGGCGGCCAGGTGGAAGAGCTCGACGGCGGCTTCGGCACCGAACTCGTAGCGAAGCTTCCTGCAGGGCTGCCGGACGGCAGCCAAGGCTACCGGGTGGCCCGGTTCATCGGCATCGACGGTCCCCGGTGGTTCCTGCGCGGCGTCCTGGGCGGCCCGGCAGCCCTGGAGCGTGCGGCAGCGGAACCGCTGGAGGCCCTGTTCCGGCAGGTTGTGGTGGTGCGGGGCAGCAGTCCCATGCCGCCGCGTGACCTTCTGCAGTTGCGCCTGCCCAAGGACGCATCCACCACGCCTCCTCCCGGAGCCCCTTCGCTCCAGGAACCGGAACGTGGGCCGGAGACTACCCAGATTGGCTGA
- a CDS encoding single stranded DNA-binding domain-containing protein yields MADPAAGDVPHGAAAPLSLGQLPDKGRVLCQGRVESVTFLPADQAAAFTAIVADPPAAKAPSGHAAPARGRLRVVWLGRRHVPGIEAGAELRLEGMISRSQGMPTMFNPRYEILSSQENE; encoded by the coding sequence TTGGCTGACCCTGCCGCTGGTGATGTGCCCCACGGTGCCGCCGCGCCGCTTTCCCTGGGCCAGCTCCCGGACAAGGGCCGCGTCCTTTGCCAAGGACGCGTGGAGTCCGTGACCTTCCTTCCGGCGGATCAGGCAGCAGCCTTCACCGCGATCGTCGCCGACCCGCCCGCCGCAAAGGCCCCGTCCGGACACGCCGCGCCGGCCCGCGGCAGGCTCCGCGTTGTCTGGCTGGGCCGCCGGCACGTCCCGGGCATTGAAGCGGGGGCGGAGTTGCGGCTCGAAGGAATGATTTCCCGGAGCCAGGGCATGCCCACCATGTTCAACCCACGCTACGAAATACTGTCCAGCCAGGAGAACGAATGA
- a CDS encoding DUF3159 domain-containing protein — MTAPQSDPSSRPSGPGAPDNRAAHRQGSGNQATPGPAQEPSPVAGFAAEYAAKAGLHRTHDGRVDVLRSAGGVQGIAESIVPGLVFLVAFTITRELTLSLVAALASAAVFTVVRLVQRRPLTQALAGVVGVGISAWLANTTGKAEDFYLPGFFTNAAYILAMVLSIAVKWPVAGLLFGFIRNEGLDWRKDPVRVKAYQVGTWIIVAVLALRLVVQVPLYLMGTDGLAALATTRLIMGAPLYILGVWIAWLVTRPAPANDAEGAGEAGEALKPDA; from the coding sequence ATGACCGCGCCCCAGTCCGACCCGTCCTCCCGGCCTTCCGGGCCAGGTGCTCCAGACAACAGGGCAGCTCACCGCCAAGGATCCGGCAACCAGGCGACGCCGGGACCCGCGCAGGAACCATCCCCGGTAGCCGGCTTCGCGGCGGAGTATGCCGCCAAAGCGGGGCTCCACCGGACGCACGACGGACGTGTGGATGTGCTTCGCAGCGCCGGGGGAGTCCAGGGCATAGCCGAAAGCATCGTGCCGGGCCTGGTTTTCCTCGTGGCCTTCACCATCACCCGTGAACTGACGCTCTCGCTCGTGGCAGCGCTGGCATCCGCCGCGGTGTTCACCGTGGTCCGGCTGGTGCAGCGGCGGCCCCTGACGCAGGCACTCGCCGGTGTTGTCGGCGTCGGGATCTCTGCCTGGCTGGCCAACACCACCGGCAAGGCGGAGGACTTCTACCTCCCGGGCTTCTTCACCAACGCCGCCTACATCCTGGCCATGGTGCTCTCCATTGCCGTCAAGTGGCCGGTGGCGGGGCTGCTCTTCGGATTCATCCGCAACGAGGGGCTTGACTGGCGCAAGGACCCCGTCCGGGTGAAGGCATACCAGGTGGGCACCTGGATCATCGTCGCGGTGCTGGCGCTGCGCCTGGTTGTGCAGGTTCCCCTGTACCTCATGGGCACGGACGGACTCGCGGCACTGGCCACCACCCGGCTGATCATGGGCGCACCGTTGTACATCCTGGGAGTCTGGATCGCCTGGCTTGTCACCCGCCCTGCTCCGGCCAACGACGCCGAGGGCGCGGGCGAGGCGGGCGAGGCGTTGAAGCCTGACGCCTAA
- a CDS encoding potassium channel family protein → MKVVIVGAGSVGSSIARELLAHKHEILLIDLKPEVIGRSGLRGAHWLVGDACELSTLQGAKVEDADVVVSATGDDKVNLVVSLLAKTEFGVGRTVGRVNNPKNDWMFNDSWGVDVAVNTPQLMTALVEEAVEIGDLVRLLTLQTGVSSLVEFTVPHDSHVIGRTVGDIRWPEDSTLVAILRDHAPITPSRDDVIDGGDELFFVTTIAAEDELRALLSRETPGTLTTTGVPEPAGSGTVQQAPEDDGFDG, encoded by the coding sequence GTGAAAGTCGTGATCGTGGGCGCGGGCAGCGTCGGATCGTCCATCGCCAGGGAACTGCTGGCGCACAAGCACGAAATCCTGCTGATCGACCTCAAGCCGGAAGTTATCGGCCGGAGCGGCCTCCGGGGCGCGCACTGGCTGGTGGGTGACGCCTGCGAGCTGAGCACCCTCCAGGGAGCAAAGGTGGAGGACGCCGACGTCGTGGTTTCCGCCACCGGCGACGACAAGGTCAACCTGGTGGTCTCCCTCCTGGCCAAGACGGAATTCGGCGTCGGCCGCACGGTGGGCAGGGTGAACAACCCCAAGAATGACTGGATGTTCAACGACTCCTGGGGCGTGGACGTGGCCGTCAACACCCCCCAGCTCATGACCGCTCTGGTGGAGGAAGCCGTGGAGATCGGCGACCTTGTCCGGCTCCTCACCCTGCAAACGGGCGTTTCATCCCTGGTGGAGTTCACGGTTCCCCACGATTCGCACGTGATAGGACGGACCGTCGGGGACATCCGCTGGCCGGAGGATTCCACGCTGGTGGCCATCCTGCGCGATCACGCGCCCATCACGCCGAGCCGGGACGATGTCATTGACGGCGGCGATGAACTGTTCTTCGTGACCACCATCGCGGCGGAGGACGAACTGCGGGCACTGCTGTCCCGGGAGACGCCAGGTACGCTCACGACCACCGGTGTTCCGGAACCTGCAGGTTCCGGAACCGTCCAGCAGGCGCCGGAAGACGACGGCTTCGACGGTTAG
- a CDS encoding potassium channel family protein has protein sequence MAHFVIMGCGRVGATLAHTLEDAGHSVAIIDQDDRAFRRLRQGFTGRKVTGVGFDRDTLKQAGVAEAYAFAAVSSGDNSNILATRVARETFHVPHVVARIYDPGRAEIYQRLGIPTVAAVRWSADQVLRRILPEQHLAGDFREPSGRLVLAELDLDSGWIGHRISSIERAANIRVAYLTRFGEGLLPDAGTAYQDGDTVHAMLQVDRSAQVAQILAKAPAKELQ, from the coding sequence GTGGCGCATTTCGTGATCATGGGATGTGGCCGCGTGGGGGCGACCCTGGCGCACACGCTGGAGGACGCCGGGCATTCCGTGGCCATCATCGACCAGGACGACCGCGCTTTCCGCAGGCTTCGGCAGGGATTCACGGGGCGCAAAGTCACCGGCGTGGGGTTTGACCGGGACACGCTGAAGCAGGCCGGCGTTGCCGAAGCCTATGCCTTCGCCGCGGTGTCCAGCGGTGACAACTCCAACATCCTCGCCACCCGGGTGGCACGGGAGACCTTCCACGTTCCGCACGTCGTCGCCCGCATTTACGATCCGGGCCGCGCCGAGATCTACCAGCGGCTCGGCATCCCCACCGTGGCGGCCGTCCGCTGGAGCGCTGACCAGGTGCTGCGCCGCATCCTGCCCGAACAGCACCTGGCCGGCGATTTCCGCGAACCCTCCGGGCGCCTGGTGCTCGCTGAACTGGACCTCGATTCAGGCTGGATCGGCCACCGCATCAGCAGCATTGAAAGAGCCGCCAATATCAGGGTGGCGTACCTGACCCGCTTCGGCGAGGGCCTCCTGCCCGACGCCGGAACCGCCTACCAGGACGGCGATACCGTCCACGCCATGCTTCAGGTTGACCGCAGCGCCCAGGTTGCGCAGATCCTGGCCAAAGCCCCCGCCAAGGAGTTGCAGTGA